One stretch of Hemibagrus wyckioides isolate EC202008001 linkage group LG01, SWU_Hwy_1.0, whole genome shotgun sequence DNA includes these proteins:
- the si:dkey-247k7.2 gene encoding uncharacterized protein si:dkey-247k7.2, whose product MARFGLWVAALGLVCLIAAVTSEGAPDNSGENVCAQYFDEGTTMTIARVFDMIGIRFRDYVPDFGTEKIREYMLFADSNRDDRLNQEECENLIQYIKQRAPANPKK is encoded by the exons ATGGCTCGCTTTGGTCTCTGGGTTGCAGCATTGGGCCTGGTTTGCCTCATTGCTGCGGTCACCTCAGAAGGAG ctcCAGATAATTCGGGTGAGAATGTTTGTGCCCAGTACTTCGATGAAGGCACCACCATGACTATTGCACGGGTCTTTGACATGATCGGAATCAGGTTCAGGGATTATGTTCCA gacTTCGGCACAGAGAAGATACGGGAGTACATGCTGTTCGCTGACAGTAACAGGGATGACCGTCTCAACCAAGAGGAATGTGAAAATCTCATCCAGTACATCAAGCAAAGGGCTCCAGCCAACCCAAAAAAGTAG